A genomic region of Scomber japonicus isolate fScoJap1 chromosome 5, fScoJap1.pri, whole genome shotgun sequence contains the following coding sequences:
- the hyal6 gene encoding hyaluronoglucosaminidase 6, whose protein sequence is MALMGLRLLTLGLWVAVGVKLEVWGDQVKPARAPLIPHRPFVVVWNAPTESCRLRFKVDLDLSVFDIVANLNETLSGPNVTIFYHSHLGYYPFYSNSGIPINGGLPQNQSISKHLSKARADIDKLIPHKDFRGLGVIDWENWRPQWVRNWGSKDIYRNKSKEQIRKFHPNWPESKVEKEAKERFERAGLTFMNMTLALAEGRRPDGLWGFYLFPDCYNYGYKQHPERYTGECPNVEHVRNDHLMWLWRESTALYPSIYLDYELKSSPNTVKFVHYRVKEAMRIASIARTDFTLPVFVYSRPFYAYTFVVLSESDLVHTIGESAALGASGVVLWGSSEYARSQRNCLTVKKYIDGPLGHYVINVTSAAKLCSKALCKKNGRCVRKSLDSGAFLHLNPRFFNIHRNPTPRGPRFHVSGHLNNHDILDMKHKFTCQCYQGWTGVYCEVPQVLAPLPPPPAPPQPPIPPPHPRENSLLGDVLLLLSLHFSCLCIIMFLGLCLIIRCLIL, encoded by the exons ATGGCGCTGATGGGGCTCCGTCTCCTGACGCTGGGTTTGTGGGTTGCCGTTGGGGTGAAGCTCGAAGTTTGGGGCGACCAGGTGAAACCGGCCCGAGCACCTCTGATCCCTCACCGGCCTTTTGTCGTGGTCTGGAACGCTCCTACCGAGTCCTGCCGCCTTCGATTCAAGGTGGACTTGGATCTAAGCGTTTTTGACATTGTGGCAAACCTCAATGAAACCCTCAGCGGACCAAATGTCACCATATTCTACCACAGCCACCTTGGATATTACCCATTCTACTCCAACTCCGGGATCCCTATCAACGGAGGACTGCCACAGAACCAGAGCATCTCCAAACACCTGAGTAAAGCCAGGGCTGACATTGACAAGCTGATCCCTCACAAGGATTTTCGAGGCCTTGGTGTCATTGACTGGGAGAACTGGAGGCCTCAGTGGGTCCGAAACTGGGGCTCCAAAGATATCTACCGCAACAAGTCCAAGGAACAGATCCGGAAATTTCACCCAAACTGGCCAGAGAGCAAGGTggagaaggaagcaaaggagcgTTTCGAGAGGGCTGGACTGACCTTTATGAACATGACGCTGGCCTTGGCTGAGGGTCGAAGGCCAGATGGATTGTGGGGTTTTTACCTGTTCCCAGACTGCTATAATTATGGGTATAAGCAGCACCCGGAACGGTATACCGGGGAATGCCCAAATGTAGAGCATGTTCGTAATGATCACCTGATGTGGCTCTGGAGGGAGAGCACAGCACTATACCCGTCCATCTACCTGGACTACGAGCTCAAGTCCTCCCCCAATACTGTCAAGTTTGTCCACTATCGAGTCAAGGAAGCCATGAGGATCGCATCCATCGCCCGGACAGACTTCACACtgcctgtgtttgtgtactcCAGACCTTTCTACGCTTACACTTTTGTGGTTCTTTCAGAG AGTGACCTGGTGCACACCATCGGGGAGAGCGCTGCCTTGGGAGCATCGGGTGTCGTCCTCTGGGGATCATCAGAGTACGCTCGATCACAG aGAAACTGCCTGACAGTGAAGAAGTACATCGACGGTCCGCTGGGACATTATGTCATCAATGTCACCTCTGCTGCCAAACTGTGCAGCAAAGCGTTGTGCAAGAAGAACGGCAGGTGCGTACGTAAGAGTCTGGACTCGGGTGCTTTCTTGCACCTGAACCCGCGCTTCTTCAACATCCACCGCAACCCGACTCCCAGGGGCCCCCGCTTCCACGTCAGCGGCCACCTCAACAACCACGACATCCTGGACATGAAGCATAAGTTCACCTGCCAGTGCTACCAGGGCTGGACAGGTGTTTACTGCGAGGTTCCCCAGGTACTggccccccttcctcctcctcctgccccgCCTCAGCCCCCCATCCCTCCACCTCACCCCCGGGAGAACAGCTTGCTGGGAGATGTCCTGCTGCTCCTTTCCCTCCATTTCTCCTGTCTGTGCATCATCATGTTCCTGGGACTCTGTCTGATTATCAGGTGTTTGATTCTGTAG